One Cryptococcus neoformans var. neoformans B-3501A chromosome 10, whole genome shotgun sequence DNA window includes the following coding sequences:
- a CDS encoding hypothetical protein (HMMPfam hit to DER1, Der1-like family, score: 107.8, E(): 2.6e-29), which yields MADFSAAFNSVPPVTRTILIGLGAVTFPCLLGLTSPASVALLWRRVTQGYEIWRPLTCFFFGGGGFPLLYDFFLIYRNSSSMEKDTYLSNTAEYAWLHVVMAIFILIFNMFVGLPFLFRPLLHAQTYVWCRVNPTVKVSIFGLLTIPTSLYPVALIVLDLLTGGPLKAISGVMGLLAGHLWWFLSTYLPLYAPSHLRRQNPLATPSFFKSWFINNSSNRRTFQSVGTSMQAQTSFATSSSRSEAAQEARHRWGGGQRLGGSTL from the exons ATGGCCGACTTCTCCGCTGCGTTCAATTCAGTGCCGCCGGTCACTCGCACAATACTCATAGGACTTGGGGCTGTTACTTT CCCATGTCTCTTGGGATTGACATCTCCAGCGTCT GTTGCATTACTGTGGAGGAGAGTAACCCAAGGATATGAA ATATGGCGCCCCTTAACgtgtttcttctttggag GTGGCGGTTTTCCACTGCTTTATGATTTTTTCCTCATATACAGGAATTCCTCCTCTATGGAAAAAGATACCTA TCTTTCTAACACAGCTGAATATGCTTGGCTACATGTCGTGATGGCTATTTTCATCCTT ATATTCAACATGTTTGTTGGCCTACCATTTTTGTTCCGCCCCCTTCTCCATGCTCAAACCTATGTTTGGTGCCGTGTAAATCCTACAGTCAAAGTCTCCATATTTGGACTGTTGACAATACCCACAAGCT TGTACCCTGTAGCCCTCATTGTTCTTGATCTGTTAACAGGCGGGCCTCTAAAAGCAATCAGTGGTGTCATGGGACTGTTGGCAGGACATCTATG GTGGTTCCTCTCGACTTATCTCCCACTCTATGCACCTTCTCATTTACGCCGCCAAAACCCCCTAGCAACTCCTAGTTTCTTCAAATCGTGGTTTATCAACAACAGCTCCAACAGACGCACATTCCAATCAGTTGGAACAAGTATGCAGGCCCAAACATCCTTTGCAACAAGCAGTTCTCGGTCAGAAGCAGCACAGGAAGCAAGGCATAGGTGGGGTGGGGGGCAGCGGTTAGGAGGTTCTACTCTTTAG
- a CDS encoding hypothetical protein (HMMPfam hit to NUDIX, NUDIX domain, score: 73.5, E(): 5.5e-19), which produces MARPTIPAEFSKLPFEQLPFSSQVPVRSWATLQNIKPWPIEYSLVFVVDRQNSQVLLGLKRRGMGVGLYNGFGGKPEPGESMLGCAVRELHEESGLVVNRFDLHYKGILLTSRPDPGTQQEKSLLRIHIYACTSWSGDPETTEEMEPKWINISDLPLEKMWPEARKYVPALMQSILQDRSNTEMLLARVDYEYLTSVQAPTSLPPLLGLSIKFENEDGDDLPMERLSGWWMAFTTARMLSSVTGDSGI; this is translated from the exons ATGGCCAGACCCACCATACCCGCGGAGTTCAGTAAACTTCCATTCGAGCAGTTACCATTTTCGAGTCAGGTTCCAGTCCGAAGCTGGGCAACTCTGCAAAATATCAAGCCATGGCCGATTGAGTACAGCCTTGtgtttgttgttgacaGGCAGAATTCACAA GTGCTATTAGGATTGAAGAGGCGCGGTATGGGAGTTGGCCT GTACAATGGTTTCGGAGGCAAGCCAGAACCCGGAGAGTCGATGCTGGGCTGTGCGGTTAGGGAGCTACAT GAAGAGTCAGGTTTGGTTGTAAACAGATTCGATCTTCACTACAAGGGCATTCTCCTTACCAGCCGACCAGATCCTGGTACTCAGCAAGAGAAATCTCTCCTAAGGATTCACATATACGCCTGTACTTCTTGGTCGGGAGATCCGGAAAC AacggaggaaatggagCCAAAATGGATCAACATCTCTGATCTGCCTCTAGAAAAGATG TGGCCAGAGGCCAGAAAATATGTTCCTGCTCTCATGCAGTCTATCCTTCAAGACAGATCGAATACAGAGATGCTTCTAGCGCGCGTTGACTACGAGTACCTCACTTCTGTCCAGGCCCCGACATCTTTACCTCCGCTGCTAGGATTAAGCATTAAGTTCGAAaacgaagatggagatgatttACCCATGGAGCGATTGAGCGGCTGGTGGATGGCATTCACAACAGCACGGATGTTGTCTTCCGTCACCGGAGACAGTGGAATATAG
- a CDS encoding hypothetical protein (Match to ESTs gb|CF193699.1|CF193699, gb|CF185963.1|CF185963, gb|CF193700.1|CF193700; HMMPfam hit to AAA, ATPase family associated with various cellular activities (AAA), score: 648.3, E(): 5.1e-192; HMMPfam hit to CDC48_N, Cell division protein 48 (CDC48), N-terminal domain, score: 98.4, E(): 1.7e-26) → MADDPSRAVQDDSTATAILRQKRSPNRLVVDESPSDDNSVAILHPNTMEALGLFRGDTIIVRGKRRRDTVLICLSQDDIEEGKVAMNKVARGNCAIKLGDLVHVSAANDIKYGKRIHVLPFADSIEGLSGNLFDVYLRPYFLEAYRPVRKGDVFQVRGGMRTVDFKVVEVDPSPYCIVASETVIHTEGDPLDREAEEATLNDVGYDDLGGCRKQLAQIRELVELPLRHPQLFKAIGIKPPRGILMYGPPGTGKTLMARAVANETGAFFFLINGPEIMSKMAGESESNLRKAFEEAEKNSPSIIFIDELDSIAPKREKANGEVERRVVSQLLTLMDGLKARSNVVVMAATNRPNSIDPALRRFGRFDREVDIGIPDPTGRLEILRIHTKNMKLSDDVDLEQIAADTHGYVGADMASLCSEAAMQQIREKMDLIDLDEDTIDAEVLDSLGVTMENFRFALGVNNPSALRETVVEIPTTTWNDIGGLDKVKRELQETVQFPVEHPEKFLKYGMSPSKGVLFYGPPGTGKTLLAKAIANECQANFISIKGPELLTMWFGESEANVRDVFDKARAAAPCVMFFDELDSIAKSRGNSAGDGGGSSDRVLNQILTEMDGMNAKKNVFIIGATNRPDQIDSALLRPGRLDQLIYIPLPDEESRLSILKATLRKSPIDPRVDLDFLAKNTAGFSGADLTEICQRAAKLAIRASIDADIRKERERNEKAEAAGQDVELIDEENEEDEVPAITVEHFEEAMRYARRSVSDADIRRYEMFSTTLQQSRSFGSNFKFPESGQTDNAAAGATFQNEADDDDLYA, encoded by the exons ATGGCTGACGACCCTTCTCGC GCGGTTCAGGATGACTCTACCGCCACCGCCATCTTAAGGCAAAAGCGATC TCCCAACCGACTTGTGGTAGATGAGAGCCCCTCAGATGACAATAGTGTTGCCATCTTGCATCCCAATACCATGGAGGCCCTTGGTCTCTTCCG AGGTGATACGATCATTG TCCGTGGCAAGCGAAGGAGGGACACTGTCCTTATTTGCTTGAGTCAAGACGACATAGAGGAGGGCAAGGTTGCCATGAACAAAG TCGCCCGAGGAAACTGTGCCATCAAGCTCGGTGATTTGGTTCACGTCTCTGCTGCCAACGATATCAAGTACGGCAAGCGTATCCAtgttcttccttttgcCGACTCTATCGAAG GTCTCTCTGGAAACCTTTTCGACGTCTATCTCCGCCCGTACTTCTTGGAGGCTTACCGACCCGTCAGGAAGG GCGACGTGTTCCAGGTCAGGGGTGGTATGCGAACGGTTGATTTCAAGGTTGTCGAGGTTGACCCTTCGCCTTATTGT ATTGTTGCTTCTGAAACT GTGATTCACACTGAGGGTGATCCTCTGGACCGTGAGGCCGAGGAGGCTACCCTTAATGACGTTGGGTACGACGATCTCGGTGGATGTAGGAAGCAGCTTGCTCAG ATCCGAGAACTTGTTGAGCTTCCTTTGCGACACCCTCAACTTTTTAAGGCCATCGGTATCAAACCTCCTCGGGGTATCCTCATGTATGGTCCTCCTGGTACCGGTAAGACCCTCATGGCCCGAGCTGTCGCCAACGAGACCGgtgccttcttcttccttatcAACGGTCCGGAGATCATGTCCAAGATGGCGGGCGAATCGGAATCCAACCTCCGAAAAGCTTTTGAAGAGGCCGAGAAGAACAGCCCTtctatcatcttcatcgacgAACTCGATTCAATTGCTCCtaagagagaaaaggcgAACGGTGAAGTCGAGCGAAGAGTTGTCTCCCAGCTCCTCACTTTGATGGACGGTTTGAAGGCGCGATCTAACGTCGTTGTGATGGCAGCCACTAATCGGCCCAACTCTATTGATCCTGCCCTTCGTCGATTCGGTAGGTTCGACCGAGAGGTTGACATCGGTATCCCTGACCCCACTGGTCGGCTTGAGATCCTTCGTATCCACACCAAGAACATGAAGCTTTCCGATGATGTTGACCTCGAACAGATCGCTGCCGACACCCATGGTTACGTCGGCGCCGACATGGCTTCCCTCTGTTCTGAAGCCGCCATGCAGCAGATCCGAGAAAAGATGGACCTCATCGACCTCGACGAGGACACTATCGACGCTGAGGTCCTCGACTCTCTTGGTGTTACTATGGAGAATTTCCGTTTCGCTCTCGGTGTTAACAACCCCTCAGCCTTGCGTGAAACTGTTGTTGAGATCCCCACTACCACCTGGAACGACATTGGTGGTTTGGACAAGGTTAAAAGGGAACTCCAGGAGACTGTCCAGTTCCCTGTCGAGCATCCTGAGAAGTTCCTCAAGTACGGCATGTCTCCATCAAAGGGTGTTCTCTTCTACGGTCCTCCTGGTACCGGTAAAACGTTGTTGGCTAAGGC TATCGCCAATGAATGTCAAGCGAACTTCATCTCTATCAAAGGTCCTGAGCTTTTGACCATGTGGTTCGGAGAGTCAGAGGCCAACGTGCGAGATGTCTTCGACAAGGCTCGTGCTGCCGCTCCTTGTGTCATGTTCTTCGATGAACTTGACTCTATCGCCAAGTCTCGTGGTAATTCTGCTGGAGACGGCGGTGGTTCTAGCGACCGAGTCCTTAACCAAATTCTT ACTGAAATGGACGGTATGAAcgcgaagaaga acgtcttcatcattggTGCTACCAACAGGCCGGATCAGATCGATTCCGCCCTCTTGCGTCCTGGGCGACTTGATCAG CTGATCTACATCCCCTTGCCCGACGAGGAGTCTCGTCTTTCTATTCTCAAGGCTACTTTGCGAAAATCACCTATCGACCCCCGAGTCGACCTCGATTTCCTTGCCAAGAACACTGCTGGCTTCTCCGGTGCTGATCTTACTGAGATCTGTCAACGTGCTGCCAAGCTTGCCATCCGTGCAAGTATCGACGCCGACATCcgcaaagaaagagagcgaAATGAGAAGGCTGAGGCTGCCGGTCAGGATGTTGAACTCATCGATGAAGAgaacgaggaggatgaagttCCTGCCATCACTGT GGAACACTTCGAGGAG GCTATGCGTTACGCTCGTCGATCTGTTTCAGATGCCGACATCCGTCGTTACGAGATGTTCAGCACCACCCTCCAACAATCTCGGAGCTTTGGTAGCAACTTCAAG TTCCCTGAGAGTGGGCAGACTGACAACGCCGCTGCTGGCGCGACTTTCCAGAACGAggcggatgatgacga CTTGTATGCTTAA
- a CDS encoding hypothetical protein (HMMPfam hit to zf-DHHC, DHHC zinc finger domain, score: 87.4, E(): 3.5e-23) produces MTENKPSKSPVSKTRLSSCSRSRNGPETPDPLIQRKAALVVVFALSIWSFYVIVGRMCTPMIRNRSDSGLGRSVGAGALVGFVILWLLFLWSYIKMIATPPGYARDKVSKSSPPDPANYPQPYPINPNAIHPHPDQDQGPDPSTWAPTMNLATQTVGDWQPNASPAPFMGQAPPPEVKDKPKKGVKDWREVQRPVPHVEYVPRWCRFCEIVKPDRTHHCRHCGTCVMQFDHHCLWIGQCVGWANHKFFIIFNLWTALYCFYIMILLIIAEARSNSMDGQMIALIIVAAIFGLFAVTMLFTHIQLILSGRTTVESFAARDQRERENAILQTEYGYFWHNLEKRKVRKKWKEEWGGSPVDGRWRYGTRMDRWKQEMGIAPLGWILPIGSPQGNGLYFKSNPKFGPYGEWLKKEDWPAELLSV; encoded by the exons ATGACAGAAAATAAGCCCTCTAAATCGCCAGTGTCCAAGACTCGACTTTCATCGTGTTCTCGCTCTCGCAATGGACCTGAAACTCCAGATCCTCTGATACAGAGGAAAGCCGCTTTGGT CGTCGTCTTTGCTTTGTCAATCTGGTCCTTCTATGTCATCGTTGGAAGGATGTGTACTCCTATGATCCGCAATCGATCAGACTCTGGCTTAGGTCGGAGCGTCGGCG CCGGCGCGCTGGTTGGATTTGTCATTTTAtggcttcttttcttgtGGAGTTATATTAAG ATGATTGCCACCCCTCCTGGGTACGCTAGAGAT AAAGTCAGCAAGTCTTCGCCCCCTGACCCCGCGAACTATCCCCAACCTTACCCCATTAACCCCAACGCcatccatccccatcccgATCAAGACCAAGGACCTGATCCTTCTACATGGGCACCTACTATGAACCTTGCAACCCAAACTGTTGGTGATTGGCAACCCAACGCATCTCCGGCACCTTTCATGGGTCAAGCGCCACCTCCCGAGGTCAAAGACAAACCAAAGAAAGGCGTAAAAGACTGGCGTGAGGTACAAAGACCTGTACCCCATGTTGAATACGTACCGAGATGGTGCCGTTTTTGCGAGATCGTGAAGCCAGACAGAACACATCACTGTCGCCATTGTGGCACTTGTGTGATGCAGTTTGATC ATCATTGCCTGTGGATCGGGCAATGTGTCGGATGGGCAAATCATAAA TTCTTCATCATATTCAATTTATGGACTGCTCTCTACTGTTTCTACATTATGATTTTACTTATAATCGCGGAAGCCAGATCAAATAGTATGGATGGGCAAATGATCGCGCTGATTATCGT AGCTGCTATATTTGGGCTGTTCGCTGTCACGATGCTATTCACCCACATTCAACTCATTTTAAGTGGTCGAACAACTGTGGAAAGCTTTGCAGCCCGCGATCAACGTGAGCGAGAGAACGCCATTCTTCAGACGGAGTACGGCTACTTTTGGCACAACTTGGAGAAACGCAAAGTGCGAAAAaagtggaaggaagaatggggtGGATCGCCAGtcgatggaagatggagatatGGTACAAGAATGGACAGATGGAAGCAAGAAATGGGCATCGCTCCTTTAGGGTGGATAC TCCCGATCGGTAGCCCACAAGGAAATGGTCTCTACTTCAAATCCAATCCAAAATTTGGACCGTATGGGGAGTGGctgaaaaaagaagattggcCTGCAGAATTGCTTTCTGTATAG
- a CDS encoding hypothetical protein (Match to ESTs gb|CF188997.1|CF188997, gb|CF186541.1|CF186541, gb|CF186099.1|CF186099; HMMPfam hit to RRM_1, RNA recognition motif. (a.k.a. RRM, RBD, or RNP domain), score: 82.6, E(): 1e-21), translated as MTSKVYLGRLPPGLQKADVEEHFKGFRIQDVRLMGTFGFVEFDSPRDAEDAVHEFNGKPLLGESIVVEPTRESRRRDPYEQPRPRPSRRGVRINVSGFSSETSWQDLKDYGRLGGNTIIYADVDKRNPGHGVIEYRNMEEAQEAIRRLAGVDINGAPVTLEIAPADPEFDREFDRRPPPRDYDDRRAPRDYYDRPPPRDYHDRPPRRYDDRRGPRDYDDRRAPRDRDYYEDRRAPRDYDRREDRYPPRDRSPRRDYPTRDDDRRRDDVPPPVGP; from the exons ATGACATCCAAAGTCTATCTTGGCCGGCTTCCCCCAG GGCTCCAAAAGGCCGACGTCGAGGAG CATTTCAAAGGCTTCCGCATCCAGGATGTCCGATTGATGGGTACTTTCGGATTCGTCGAATTTGATTCTCCTAGG GACGCTGAAGATGCTGTCCATGAGTTTAACGGCAAACCTCTTTTGGGTGAAAG CATTGTAGTCGAGCCTACACGAGAGAGCCGCAGGCGAGACCCTTACGAGCAGCC TCGTCCTCGACCTTCTCGTCGCGGCGTGCGAATCAATGTCTCAGGATTCTCAAGTGAAACAAGCTGGCAG GATCTCAAAGACTATGGCCGTTTGGGTGGAAACACTATCATCTACGCAGACGTCGACAAGAGGAACCCTGGTCATGG TGTAATTGAGTACCGCAACATGGAGGAGGCTCAAGAAGCTATTAGGAGACTCGCCGGCGTTGACATCAACGGCGCCCCTGTTACGCTTGAAATT GCCCCTGCTGATCCCGAATTTGACCGGGAGTTCGACCGTCGACCTCCCCCTCGTGACTACGATGACCGTCGTGCTCCTCGGGACTATTATGATCGACCTCCTCCCAGAGATTACCATGaccgtcctcctcgtcgtTACGACGACCGCCGAGGCCCTCGAGACTATGATGACCGTCGTGCTCCTAGGGACAGGGATTATTATGAGGATCGTCGAGCTCCTCGTGATTACGACCGTCGGGAAGACCGTTACCCTCCTCGAGATCGCTCGCCTCGCAGGGATTATCCCACAAGGGATGACGACAGGAGGCGGGACGA TGTCCCCCCTCCCGTTGGGCCTTAA
- a CDS encoding hypothetical protein (HMMPfam hit to LRR, Leucine Rich Repeat, score: 37.6, E(): 3.5e-08) produces the protein MPPIVDLFSASSKPMPMVDSLPSQPLQFAATLRPIDLNAPSAATAKLPRPRRREEFIPKVFPTPPYTHSRHPSTASIQDNFNDLSLANKSATVGTDEWMQQKVDKCLDDASGNLEITGLGLTTLSTKIADLRDLVTLPSTFSPSPRQSYQYPSPLRSVVRQDEDLIRPVSTPTNASSMSRAISAPASSFAFNNLQSPRASTFTRARVIPATPEAAEHDENVSEVSTTAARDGALMASPVMGSATGKMVVSRRVSMGRTKSSFARLNTIMNAQVFLGNNRLTCLPSALFEVSNITVLSLRGNNLKSIPAAIGALHNLKELNIGNNSITDLPWTILDLSLGLFTADPNPFLKQEADESWGPLVRHFDSPVRSLKDLCLSVLISPQKPNDLPPLLDKYYWDPPRRGIPHPLLDASAMHELIPNIDEADLERVLQLLRSCSNHHLYSKRHNPSQSPETVDPFPRSHRASPSDDASTNPYYLACPSSRHLEVDGSSTLAPRRHLFVHPAEERIQWTNVAGHRLPVRWMGCSPGCLALEYLGEEEDWEFDGGGDEEITL, from the exons ATGCCCCCGATTGTGGACCTCTTCTCGGCTTCGTCCAAGCCCATGCCTATGGTTgactctcttccttcgcaGCCCCTTCAATTCGCAGCTACGCTCCGTCCTATCGATCTCAATGCTCCCTCAGCCGCCACAGCCAAACTTCCCAGACCACGGCGCCGTGAGGAATTCATACCGAAGGTCTTCCCAACCCCTCCTTACACCCACTCTCGCCATCCAAGTACAGCATCGATTCAGGATAATTTTAACGATCTTTCTCTTGCGAACAAATCTGCAACTGTGGGAACAGATGAGTGGATGCAACAAAAGGTAGACAAATGTCTAGACGATGCCTCTGGGAACTTGGAAATTAC TGGACTTGGTCTCACGACACTCTCTACCAAAATTGCAGATCTTCGCGACCTGGTAACTTTGCCCAGCACATTCTCACCGTCTCCTCGGCAATCTTACCAGTATCCTTCACCTCTTCGATCTGTTGTAAGACAAGACGAAGACCTTATCAGGCCCGTTAGTACTCCCACCAACGCTTCTTCGATGTCACGAGCAATCTCCGCGCCTGCCTCCTCATTCGCTTTTAACAATCTGCAAAGCCCTAGGGCTTCAACTTTCACGCGAGCTCGTGTCATACCGGCCACACCTGAGGCTGCTGAGCATGACGAGAATGTATCTGAAGTATCTACCACGGCAGCAAGGGATGGTGCTTTGATGGCGAGTCCAGTGATGGGATCTGCGACGGGAAAAATGGTAGTATCGAGAAGGGTTTCTATGGGTCGCACAAAAAGTTCATTTGCTCGGCTAAACACGATCATGAATGCGCAAGTCTTTCTGGGCAACAATAGACTGACATG TTTACCTTCGGCCTTATTCGAAGTCTCCAACATCACTGTTCTATCGCTGCGAGGTAATAATCTGAAGTCAATACCAGCTGCCATCGGGGCTTTACACAACCTAAAAGAGCTGAATATTGGGAACAATTCCATT ACCGACCTCCCCTGGACTATCCTAGATCTCTCGTTGGGTCTCTTCACGGCGGACCCTAATCCTTTCCTTAAGCAAGAAGCAGACGAGTCATGGGGTCCCCTTGTGCGCCATTTTGACTCTCCTGTCCGCAGCTTAAAAGATCTCTGTCTATCTGTCCTCATTTCCCCTCAAAAACCGAACGATCTCCCGCCATTACTGGATAAATACTACTGGGACCCTCCTCGTAGAGGCATacctcaccctcttcttgacGCGAGTGCAATGCACGAGCTCATTCCCAACATCGACGAGGCTGATTTAGAGCGGGTGTTGCAACTCTTGCGCAGCTGTAGTAATCACCATTTGTACTCAAAGAGGCATAATCCTTCTCAATCGCCTGAGACGGTCGACCCCTTCCCTCGATCGCATCGGGCATCACCGTCTGACGATGCTTCGACCAATCCTTATTACCTTGCTTGCCCATCATCTCGTCATTTAGAAGTTGATGGTAGCTCAACTTTAGCTCCTCGTCGTCATTTGTTTGTGCACCCCGCTGAAGAGAGAATTCAGTGGACAAATGTTGCCGGTCATCGGCTTCCAGTGAGATGGATGGGCTGTTCACCTGGATGTTTGGCGCTGGAGTATCTgggcgaagaggaagattggGAGTTTGACGGAGGgggggatgaagagattaCGCTTTGA
- a CDS encoding hypothetical protein (HMMPfam hit to Auxin_eff, Auxin Efflux Carrier, score: 114.8, E(): 2e-31), with protein sequence MTSATGAIIYKAFAPTIKMMICITIGFVLTKKGIFAPANAKGVSILSLNVGLPALVFGSMISAFTSENIKAFGSLILIAILYMILGFICAWFVREFFFVPPDFRYGILVMGTISNWGNLPTAVVQTLAKSAPFDPDTDVELGIAYIAVFILAMNVCLFPMGLHKMCAWDFRQENLIKPRPPPVKERWGKRLRAIKGVFRKDKTAKKEDGVDDEKIEEVTNGLPSPKTEIYTSKTSTDYDERGEEPSEMIQRARFISGADVVRKKSRASSFHSMMETTRPIPPTAPLDASGIAEPCHAPSTTNPDQLLPVCSRQIEAYQYHHPVTPAPSVHKPSWSQRLLKLAREFVMPLTVAIIMGIICSVIPPIKALFVTVDGWSGTRIPYAPDGNPPLSFITDTATFLGGMTIPAGLILLGASFGRLKMPKKWSDMPIGAIIAMMAFKMIIIPVFGVFVVQAFRDDTGLYPKDDKMRTFVSILLAGTPAAVNQLVITQLYNPEGTADTLSSFLALQYVLMPILSTILAAVALYITEQV encoded by the exons ATGACCTCTGCTACTGGTGCAATTATTTACAAGG CGTTCGCGCCAACAatcaagatgatgatatgtATAACGATCGGCTTCGTGTTGACCAAGAAGGGTATATTTGCCCCTGCCAATGCAAAGGGTGTCAGCATCTTGAGTCTA AACGTCGGTCTCCCTGCACTTGTCTTCGGCTCGATGATATCAGCCTTTACGTCTGAAAATATCAAGGCCTTTGGATCTTTAATTCTCATTGCGATTTTGTATATGATCTTGGGTTTCATCTGTGCTTGGTTCGTTCGCGAGTTTTTCTTCGTCCCGCCAGATTTCCGCTATGGCATTCTTGTT ATGGGAACAATCTCCAACTGGG GTAATTTACCTACAGCAGTCGTACAAACGCTTGCGAAAAGTGCGCCATTCGATCCCGACACCGATGTCGAGCTAGGTATTGCATATATTGC CGTTTTTATTCTCGCCATGAACGTATGTCTGTTCCCGATGGGACTTCACAAG ATGTGCGCTTGGGACTTTCGACAAGAGAACCTTATCAAACCTCGTCCACCTCCAGTAAAAGAACGTTGGGGAAAACGGCTTCGGGCTATCAAAGGAGTGTTCAGGAAGGATAAAAcagccaagaaggaagatggcgTTGACGACGAAAAAATTGAGGAAGTTACCAACGGGctcccatctccaaaaaCTGAAATTTACACGTCGAAAACAAGTACCGATTATGATGAGCGGGGAGAGGAGCCTTCAGAGATGATCCAACGAGCGCGTTTTATTAGCGGAGCCGATGTTGTCCGGAAGAAATCTCGGgcgtcttccttccattctaTGATGGAAACTACCCGACCCATTCCTCCTACCGCCCCTCTTGACGCTAGCGGTATAGCCGAACCATGCCATGCCCCTTCTACTACCAATCCTGATCAACTTTTACCCGTATGCTCCCGACAGATTGAGGCTTACCAATACCACCACCCTGTcactcctgctccttctgtACATAAGCCATCATGGAGTCAGAGACTGCTGAAGCTCGCCAGAGAATTTGTCATGCCCTTGACGGTCGCGATCATAATGGGTATCATATGCTCAGTCATCCCACCTATCAAGGCGCTTTTTGTGACTGTGGACGGATGGTCCGGGACAAGAATACCTTATGCACCGGACGGGAACCCTCCATTATCTTTTATTACGGACACAGCAACCTTTTTGG GTGGTATGACCATTCCGGCTGGTTTGATTTTACTTGGTGCCAGTTTTgggagattgaagatgCCCAAGAAGTGGAGCGATATGCCAATCGGCGCTATTATT GCTATGATGGCTTTCAAGA TGATTATCATCCCTGTTTTCGGAGT GTTTGTCGTCCAAGCTTTCAGAGACGACACCGGACTATACCCCAAAGACGACAAAA TGCGAACTTTTGTTAGCATCCTTCTTGCAGGTACGCCAGCTGCTGTTAATCAGCTTGTCATTACGCAATTATACAATCCGGAAGGTACTGCGGACACGTTATCAAGTTTCTTGGCTTTGCAGT ATGTTCTCATGCCTATCTTGTCTAC TATTTTAGCAGCAGTGGCGCTGTATATTACGGAACAAGTTTGA
- a CDS encoding hypothetical protein (HMMPfam hit to PQ-loop, PQ loop repeat, score: 64.9, E(): 2.2e-16), giving the protein MSANSLVTTITHNIPYFLRAPAEALIGEECYGTLVYDFNITDSECLKYALSKGLGFGIVVGGSIVKIPQITKIVSGQSARGLSLSAYALETVAYAINLAYNSRNAFPFSTYGETFFLAIQNVIITLLIIHLAPQKGAVIGARPLSSKRNTNGRKVLTGAVITAATGFFLWSETLCPLSLLSILQAATLPLSLISKAPQIMTNYKYHSTGNLSAFAVFNNFLGCVARVFTTKQEVDDPLIFWGFASAAVLNAVLAVQMIMYWRDNEEKEEVRRHNASEKGLPDVLEKAGGILEGDTGKRLSRKLD; this is encoded by the exons ATGTCAGCCAACTCCTTGGTCACAACAATCACCCACAACATCCCATACTTTTTGCGAGCTCCCGCCGAAGCCCTTATAGGTGAAGAATGCTACGGAACGCTCGTGTACGATTTCAACATCACAGACAGCGAATGTCTCAAGTACGCTTTGTCTAAAGGCTTGGGTTTCGGAATCGTCGTTGGTGGCAGTATCGTCAAGATCCCTCAG ATAACCAAAATCGTATCTGGTCAGTCTGCAAGGGGACTTTCACTCTCTGCTTAT GCTCTCGAGACAGTCGCCTACGCTATCAACCTCGCTTACAACTCCCGAAACGcattcccattctccaCATATGGCGaaaccttctttcttgCCATCCAGAACGTTATTATCACCCTTCTTATCATCCATCTTGCACCTCAAAAAGGAGCAGTCATTGGAGCCAgacctctctcttccaagaGAAATACCAATGGCAGAAAGGTCTTGACTGGTGCTGTTATCACTGCTGCTACAGGCTTCTTTCTTTGGTCTGAAACACTCTGTCCTTTGAGTCTTC TCTCGATCCTTCAAGCTGCTAcccttcccctctctcTAATCTCCAAGGCCCCACAAATCATGACCAATTACAAGTACCACTCGACCGGTAACCTTTCTGCTTTTGCGGTGTTCAACAATTTCCTCGGCTGTGTTGCCCGTGTATTCACAACAAAACAAGAAGTCGACGATCCTCTCATTTTCTGGGGGTTTGCTAGTGCTGCTGTGCTTAACGCCGTCTTGGCTGTGCAGATGATCATGTATTGGAGGGATaatgaggagaaggaggaggtgagAAGACATAATGCATCGGAGAAGGGCTTGCCAGACGtactggagaaggcgggGGGTATCCTGGAGGGTGACACGGGAAAGAGATTGTCGAGGAAACTTGATTAG